In the genome of Zobellia nedashkovskayae, the window ATCTGGCATTCGGGTTCTCCTATGGGAACGCTAATTCACGCTTTACGGGGCATGTACATTCTATCACCTAGAAATATGACACAAGCGGCCGGTTTCTATAACACGCTTTTAAAAACCGATGAGCCTGCTTTAGTAATCGAAAGTTTAAATGGTTACAGGCTGAAAGAACAAAAACCTATAAATTTAGGGGAATTCTGTACGCCTATTGGTAAAGTTGAAACGATTAAAGAAGGAACCGATATTACACTAGTTTCTTATGGTTCCACACTTAGAATTGTAGTACAAGCGGCAGAAGAACTAAAAGAAGTAGGTATTGATGCTGAAGTAATAGATGCACAGACCTTATTACCTTTTGATGTGCACCATGACACTTTAGAGAGTATTAAGAAAACAAATAGATTACTTGTAATAGATGAAGATGTTCCCGGTGGATGTTCGGCTTACTTGCTCAACGAAATCATTGAAAAACAAGGAGCATATGCATATTTAGATTCTGCTCCTCAGACACTGACTTCAAAAGCTCACAGACCTGCTTATGGTACTGATGGTGATTATTTCTCAAAACCAAATGCCGAAGATGTCTTTGAAAGGGTATATAATATCATGAATGAATTAGACCCGGAAAGCTTTCCAGAAATACGTTAACTATTTAGTTATCAAACTCATCTGCAAATAATAAATTAGCTTTGCTATAAAGCGTTATATACCTATGGGTTTATTTCTTTAAAATGCATTTGGGCAACTTCATAAAAATGAATACTTTTATAATTAAAGTAAATTCAAAAACACATGTCCAACACACTTTTAAAAGATATTGGCTTAGCCCTATTACGAATAGCAGCATCTGCAATGATTGCTGTTCACGGATATGGAAAATTGCAAATGTTGATTAACGGTGCAGAATTTGCCGATCCCATTGGTATTGGCTCAACACCATCCTTGTTTTTAGCGGTACTAGCAGAATTTGTTTGTCCAATACTTATAATCTTTGGATTTAAAACTAGACTGTCTGCTATTCCCACGGCTATTACAATGGGAGTTGCAGCATTTATGGTACATGGAGCAGACCCTTTTCAAAAAAAAGAACTTGCACTTATTTATTTTGTCATATTCGTCGCTATCATTCTCTTGGGGCCTGGAAAATACAGTATAGACAAAAGATAATTTAGATAATCTTTACCAAAAGTTCCTTTAAGAGGTCTGCTTGCGAATTGACGTTAGCACCAACACCCTTCCCTTTTAAATCCATTTCACGAAGAGAAGATATAATACCACTTACCTTTTTCATAGGGTAATTACGGGCCGCTGTTTGAAACTCACCAACAAAATAGGGGTTAATTCGCAATGCGCTTGCTACGCTCTTGGGAGAATGGTCGTTAAGACCGTGATATTGTAAAAGTTGAGTAAAGAATGAATGTAACAAAGTTACGGTGAGCACAAAGGGATTATCCTTGGGGTTCTGAGAAAAATAATTAATAATACGCGTTGCCTTCAATACGTCTCTTTCTCCTATTGCCTTTTTGAGTTCAAAATTATTATAATCCTTGCTGATGCCTATATGGGCTTCTATATCCGCCGGTGTAATCTCACTCTGTTTAGGCAAAACCAATTGTAACTTTTCTATCTCTTTACTGATACGGCTTAAATCCGTACCTAAGTATTCGGTGAGCAAAATAGCTGCTTTGTGTGATATACTATAACCCCTACCCTGTAGGTTTTTCCTAATCCAATCAGAGACCTTATTTTCATACAGCTTTTTGCTTTCAAAAAGAACTCCTGCCTTTTGAACGGACTTATATAACTTTTTACGCTTGTCTAGTTTTTTGTATTTATAACAAACCACTAGCACTGTAGACATCTGAGGATTATCAACATAGGACGTTAAGTCTTCTATAGTCCTAACAAGATGTTGCGCCTCTTTAACAATTACCACCTGGCGTTCGGCCATCATGGGGTATCGCTTTGCGTTGGCTACAATATCGTCTATGGTAACATCTTTTCCATAAAGAACCATTTGGTTAAACCCCTTTTCCTCTTCAGCAAGAAGCTTTTTCTCAATGTAAGAGGCAATGGCATCAATATAATAGGGCTCCTCCCCAAATAAAAAATATATGGGTTTGATTTTGCCGTTTTTAATATCGGTAACTATTTGTTTTGCTTCATCCATCCAAAAAAAATCATCAAATTTGCTAAATGGTACCCCTTAATTTTCCGGAGTATAAATTCCGTCTCAAAAGTAGCGAAAATAACGTACGCATTTTTGACAGCATACGCAAAAAATTTGTGGTATTGCAGCCAGAAGAATGGGTTAGACAACATGTGGTCAACTATTTGCTAGAAGAAAAAAGCTATCCAAAAAGTCTGGTAAACGTTGAGAAGCAATTGGTTATAAACAATATTAAGAAAAGATATGATATTGTTGTTTTTAATTCGGACGGCAGTATTCACATCTTGGTAGAATGCAAAGCTCCACAAATTAATATAGATCAAACCACTTTTGACCAAATAGCACGTTACAATCTTGAATTAAAGGCCGATTATCTTATGGTAACCAATGGACTTGATCATTTTTATTGCAAAATGGATTTTACTTCAGAAAAATACACGTTTCTCAGGGATATTCCTGATTTTAGCCGTTAATTTGCGATCGTTTTGCGTATTGCTGTCGTCATATTAAATTGGAATGGAGAGGTTCTTCTTGAAAGATACTTGCCCTCTGTTGTGCAACACTCCGGTGACGCAGAAATCTACGTTGTGGATAATGCCTCTACAGATAATTCAGTTGCTTTTATCAAAACCAATTATCCTTCCGTCAAAATTGTTCAGAATAGCGAGAACGGTGGCTTCACAAAAGGATATAATGATGGGCTAAAAAGTATAGATGCCGATATTTATTGTCTTTTAAATTCTGATATAGAAGTAACCGAAGGCTGGTTACCACCCATTTTAAAAGTCTTTTCTGAAAATAAGGAGATTGCTATCGTACAGCCAAAAATTCTGGACCTCATGCGTCCTGATCATTTTGAATATGCAGGAGCAGGAGGAGGATTTATAGATCAATTAGGGTATCCTTTTTGCAGGGGACGTATCTTCCAAGACCTTGAAAAGGATAATGGACAGTATGATGACGTTACCGAAATTTTTTGGGCGACCGGAGCATGCATGTTCATTAAAAAAGAGGTCTATTGGGAACTCAATGGATTTGATGAACATTATTTTGCTCACCAAGAAGAGGTTGATTTATGTTGGAGAGCTAAGAACAATGGGCACAAGGTATTTTATGTTGGTACTTCTAAAGTATATCATCTGGGAGGTTCTACTCTTAGTAATATGAATCCCAAGAAGACCTATCTAAATTTTAGAAACTCTCTTTTCTCTATTACCAAGAATTTACCAAGAAGAAAAGCATTGACGATTATTATGCTACGTCTACTACTAGATGGGATTGCAGCAGTTCGTTTTATCTTTCAATTCAGATTCAGACATTGCTTAGCAATTTTAAAGGCACATTTAAGCTTTTACAGACATTTTAGAAAAATGTACAAAAGAAGGGAAAAAGCCAATTTTATCCAAAAATACTACTATACGAAGTCCATTGTATGGCAGCATTTCGTACATCATGTAAAGAATTTTAACGATTTAGTAAAACATTAACTAATTTTACAAATACTACCTTTGTCGATTATCTAATTTTGTCTCTTATTGACTTTAGTTAAAAAATCAAATAACAATCATTAAATACTTAGTAACTCTCATTATGA includes:
- a CDS encoding DoxX family protein — protein: MSNTLLKDIGLALLRIAASAMIAVHGYGKLQMLINGAEFADPIGIGSTPSLFLAVLAEFVCPILIIFGFKTRLSAIPTAITMGVAAFMVHGADPFQKKELALIYFVIFVAIILLGPGKYSIDKR
- the holA gene encoding DNA polymerase III subunit delta, encoding MDEAKQIVTDIKNGKIKPIYFLFGEEPYYIDAIASYIEKKLLAEEEKGFNQMVLYGKDVTIDDIVANAKRYPMMAERQVVIVKEAQHLVRTIEDLTSYVDNPQMSTVLVVCYKYKKLDKRKKLYKSVQKAGVLFESKKLYENKVSDWIRKNLQGRGYSISHKAAILLTEYLGTDLSRISKEIEKLQLVLPKQSEITPADIEAHIGISKDYNNFELKKAIGERDVLKATRIINYFSQNPKDNPFVLTVTLLHSFFTQLLQYHGLNDHSPKSVASALRINPYFVGEFQTAARNYPMKKVSGIISSLREMDLKGKGVGANVNSQADLLKELLVKII
- a CDS encoding type I restriction enzyme HsdR N-terminal domain-containing protein; its protein translation is MVPLNFPEYKFRLKSSENNVRIFDSIRKKFVVLQPEEWVRQHVVNYLLEEKSYPKSLVNVEKQLVINNIKKRYDIVVFNSDGSIHILVECKAPQINIDQTTFDQIARYNLELKADYLMVTNGLDHFYCKMDFTSEKYTFLRDIPDFSR
- a CDS encoding glycosyltransferase family 2 protein, which encodes MRIAVVILNWNGEVLLERYLPSVVQHSGDAEIYVVDNASTDNSVAFIKTNYPSVKIVQNSENGGFTKGYNDGLKSIDADIYCLLNSDIEVTEGWLPPILKVFSENKEIAIVQPKILDLMRPDHFEYAGAGGGFIDQLGYPFCRGRIFQDLEKDNGQYDDVTEIFWATGACMFIKKEVYWELNGFDEHYFAHQEEVDLCWRAKNNGHKVFYVGTSKVYHLGGSTLSNMNPKKTYLNFRNSLFSITKNLPRRKALTIIMLRLLLDGIAAVRFIFQFRFRHCLAILKAHLSFYRHFRKMYKRREKANFIQKYYYTKSIVWQHFVHHVKNFNDLVKH